A genome region from Pirellulales bacterium includes the following:
- a CDS encoding PHB depolymerase family esterase, with translation MMHALLLVAACALAASQEPGEEVISKFAERTYQFTGGPYENETFRYRLLSPETIEPGKKYPVVLFLHGRGESGDDNVAQLKYLPTLMATPEYQKKFPCFFIAPQCREGKLWVARGPDKTGVSEQMQVAEAVLQETLKKYPIDPARVYLTGLSMGGFGAWNLAARHPDWFAAMVPICGGGDPNDAAELAKLPIWAVHGSDDKVVPPSLSRTMVEAVRAAGGNVKYSELPGVGHDSWTPAYEDPQGALPWMFEQKKPAAAK, from the coding sequence ATGATGCACGCTTTACTGCTCGTCGCCGCCTGCGCGCTTGCCGCGTCCCAAGAACCGGGTGAAGAAGTGATTTCGAAATTCGCCGAACGTACTTACCAGTTCACCGGTGGACCGTACGAGAACGAGACGTTCCGCTACCGCCTGCTTTCGCCCGAAACGATCGAGCCAGGCAAGAAGTATCCCGTCGTGCTCTTCTTGCACGGCCGCGGCGAAAGCGGGGACGACAACGTCGCGCAACTGAAATATCTGCCGACACTGATGGCCACGCCCGAGTACCAGAAGAAGTTCCCCTGCTTCTTCATCGCGCCGCAATGCCGCGAGGGGAAGCTGTGGGTCGCCCGCGGGCCGGACAAGACGGGTGTTTCGGAGCAGATGCAGGTCGCCGAAGCCGTTCTGCAAGAGACGCTGAAGAAATATCCAATCGACCCCGCACGAGTTTATCTCACGGGGCTGTCGATGGGCGGCTTCGGCGCGTGGAACCTGGCGGCGCGGCACCCGGATTGGTTCGCGGCCATGGTGCCGATCTGCGGCGGCGGCGATCCCAACGACGCCGCTGAGCTGGCCAAGTTGCCGATTTGGGCCGTACACGGTAGCGACGATAAAGTCGTACCACCGTCGCTCAGCCGCACGATGGTCGAAGCCGTGCGGGCCGCGGGCGGTAACGTGAAATACAGCGAACTACCCGGCGTCGGCCACGACAGTTGGACCCCGGCCTACGAAGATCCGCAGGGCGCGTTGCCGTGGATGTTCGAGCAGAAGAAGCCGGCGGCCGCGAAATAG
- a CDS encoding Gfo/Idh/MocA family oxidoreductase, whose amino-acid sequence MKQRSAPTRRTFLKASAAATLAAPTIVPSTVFAKDDQPAPSDRVVVGSIGVGDLGRRHHLANHLIPNKRVQMAAVCDVDRNHRDQAALDVLNRTGKKVDIYKDFRDLCDRQDIDAVLIAVPDHWHALISLYAMESGKDVYCEKPLTLTIDEGKKMVEVARRYGTVFQTGSQQRSDKRFRQACELVRNGRIGKLQRVDTYIGDIDGGTWQPTTTPPPELDWNFWLGPAPWAEYSPNRCHYQFRWFSDYSGGKMTDWGAHHNDIAQWGMGTDGTGPVKVKGQGTFHENGPHDVPGKFDVTYTYASGVELTCHSDGENGIKFTGSDGYVFVSRSQITESSHRDILRTEFSDKDVRLYVSTDHHNNWLDCIQSRERPICDVEIGHRSCTICHLGNIAIKLGRELNWDPEKEVFVNDEQANRMLSKPMRAPWHI is encoded by the coding sequence GTGAAACAACGCTCCGCGCCCACGCGACGCACATTCTTGAAGGCTTCGGCGGCGGCAACGCTGGCCGCGCCGACGATTGTCCCTTCGACCGTCTTTGCCAAGGACGATCAACCGGCGCCCAGCGACCGCGTGGTCGTCGGGTCGATCGGCGTCGGCGACCTGGGACGCCGGCATCACCTGGCCAACCATCTGATTCCCAACAAGCGCGTTCAGATGGCCGCCGTCTGCGACGTCGATCGCAATCACCGCGACCAGGCCGCGCTCGACGTTCTGAACCGCACCGGCAAGAAAGTCGACATCTACAAGGACTTTCGCGATCTGTGCGATCGCCAGGATATCGACGCCGTGTTGATCGCCGTGCCCGACCATTGGCACGCCCTGATCTCGCTGTACGCGATGGAGTCGGGCAAGGACGTCTATTGCGAAAAGCCGTTGACGCTCACCATCGACGAAGGCAAGAAAATGGTCGAGGTCGCGCGGCGCTACGGCACCGTGTTTCAGACCGGCAGCCAGCAGCGCTCGGACAAGCGCTTCCGCCAGGCGTGCGAACTGGTGCGCAACGGGCGGATTGGCAAGTTGCAACGCGTCGATACTTACATCGGCGATATCGACGGCGGCACCTGGCAGCCGACCACCACGCCTCCGCCCGAGCTGGATTGGAACTTCTGGCTGGGACCAGCGCCGTGGGCCGAGTACTCGCCGAACCGCTGCCATTATCAATTCCGCTGGTTCAGCGATTACTCGGGCGGCAAGATGACCGACTGGGGCGCGCACCACAACGACATCGCGCAGTGGGGCATGGGGACCGACGGCACCGGCCCGGTGAAGGTCAAGGGCCAAGGCACGTTCCACGAGAACGGCCCGCACGACGTGCCGGGCAAGTTCGACGTAACGTACACCTACGCCAGCGGCGTCGAGCTGACGTGCCATTCCGACGGTGAAAACGGCATCAAATTCACCGGCAGCGACGGCTACGTATTCGTCAGCCGCAGCCAGATCACCGAATCGTCGCATCGCGACATTCTGCGGACCGAATTCAGCGACAAAGACGTGCGGCTGTACGTCAGCACCGATCACCACAACAACTGGCTCGATTGCATCCAGAGCCGCGAGCGCCCGATCTGCGACGTCGAAATCGGCCACCGCTCGTGCACGATCTGCCACTTGGGCAATATCGCCATCAAGCTCGGTCGCGAGCTGAACTGGGATCCTGAGAAGGAAGTTTTCGTCAATGACGAGCAAGCCAACCGCATGCTCAGCAAGCCGATGCGGGCCCCGTGGCATATTTAG